The following are encoded together in the Phragmites australis chromosome 19, lpPhrAust1.1, whole genome shotgun sequence genome:
- the LOC133900167 gene encoding uncharacterized protein LOC133900167, giving the protein MKAQADQQLRPAERHGAAWGARSREGAARGGDGGATRAGARRRDAHCGGATGSVERAGAATERPAGWGGSARWNAGRRVKQRKAGGAKHHRGGWDSARDGTHGGNSALAGCVARGRGRERGGRLTNGELACMAVGGAAVPTGTTVALSGGLVPWRSSAVMCMPVCVKEEESRGAAAVYMAWGRTLAGEGREANLALVAGERSEGGVMHGELREDFCA; this is encoded by the exons ATGAAGGCGCAGGCGGACCAGCAGCTCAGGCCAGCCGAGCGGCACGGCGCGGCGTGGGGCGCGAGAAGCCGGGAAGGAGCAgcgcgcggcggcgacggcggcgcgacGCGTGCTGGCGCTCGACGGCGCGACGCGCACTGCGGCGGTGCCACGGGCAGCGTGGAGCGCGCGGGAGCGGCGACCGAGAGGCCGGCAGGGTGGGGCGGGTCGGCGCGGTGGAACGCG GGGCGGCGCGTCAAGCAGAGGAAGGCCGGCGGCGCAAAGCACCACCGGGGCGGCTGGGACAGTGCGCGCGATGGCACGCACGGCGGCAACAGCGCGCTGGCGGGATGCGTAGCACGGGGAAGAGGAAGGGAGCGCGGAGGGAGGCTCACCAATGGCGAGCTGGCGTGCATGGCGGTCGGTGGCGCGGCAGTGCCGACTGGGACGACGGTGGCTTTAAGCGGCGGCCTTGTACCGTGGCGGAGCTCGGCTGTGATGTGTATGCCTGTGTgtgtgaaggaggaggagagcagaggagCTGCTGCTGTGTATATGGCGTGGGGGAGGAcgcttgcaggtgaaggaagAGAAGCCAATTTGGCTTTGGTTGCCGGCGAAAGATCAGAGGGAGGTGTGATGCACGGTGAGCTGAGAGAGGACTTTTGTGCATGA